GCGGAAAGCTATTTTCCGCGCGGCGCGCAGCAGCGCGATTACCCGGAAACCGCTTACGACAATTACCCGCCGCAGCCGCGCGGATGGAACGATGATCAGGTGGTCACCGGCGCGATTCCCGGCCCTGACACCATTGACCGCCAGCCGCTTGATGAGCCGGCCCAGGATATGCCCTCTGGCGGCCCGGACATGGCGCCGCCGACCGAGCAGGCAACGCCCCGCACGGTGACACCGGAGATCCCGGTAAAGAGCAACCTCTCTCAGCTTGAGATAACCGCTCTCCAGACTTTCCTCGACCGCGAGGGCATTTCGCCCGGCGTCATCGACGGCAAGATGGGCCAGAACGTCAACAAGGCGCTGGTGGCCTATCAGCAGATGACCGGCGAGACGCTCGACCCGAACAATGCCGATGACATTCTCGAGCGCCTGCGGCTGTCAGGCGGACTGGCGATCGTTTCCTACACGATCACGCCCGGCGACGCCGCTGGCCCCTATGTCGCCTCGATTCCCGAAGACTATAGCCACAAGGCCCAGCTACCGGCGCTGTCCTTCACCTCCACCACCGAAATGCTGGCGGAAAAGTTCCACATGGACGAGGCCTACCTCAAGGCGCTCAACCCCGGCGTCGACTTCACCATTCCGGGCACGATCATCAAGGTCGTCGACCCCGGCAAGGTGAAGCAGGGTCAGGTGGCAAAGATCGTCGCCGACAAGGGCCTGAAGCAGGTCTTCGCCTATGGCGAGGACGGCTCGCTGATTGCCGCCTATCCGGCAAGCATCGGCTCAGCCGACACGCCCTCGCCCTCCGGCACCGTGACGGTGGAACGCATCGCCTTCAACCCCGGCTACACCTACAACCCGAAGATCAACTTCCAGCAGGGTGCGAATGACAAGGTTCTCGCAATTCCACCCGGCCCGAACGGGCCTGTCGGCACCGTATGGATGGCGTTGTCCCGCCCGACCTACGGCATTCACGGCACGCCGGAGCCATCGAAAATCGGCCGCACCCAGAGCCACGGCTGCATCCGCCTCACCAACTGGGACGCAACCGAGCTCGCCAAGATGACCAAACCGGGCGTCACGGTCGAATTCATCGACTAAAGCGGTCGGCCCAGCCCACCCCGGGTAGAAAAAATCGACATGCAAAAAGAGCCGCAGGATATCAATCCGGCGGCTCTTTTCATTGTCGCTGCTTGGGAGGAGCGAGGTATTTTTTAGGCTGCGCTACGAACGACCTTGAACAGCCGGCGCGGCTGCTGTGTACGGACGATGCGGACCGGCAGCAACTGCATCACCTCACCGGCGAAGGCGCGGGCATTTTCGCGGGCCTTGTCGAGATTGCTGATTTTCGTTGGGTCCATGCTGTAGAGGGTGCCGCCACAGTCGAAGATTTCGCGATAGGCGGTGCGTTCGGTGATCGGCGTGTTGATGACGTTGACGCCACGGGCGGCCAGCAGCCCCTTGATGGTCAGAAGAGCGCGGGTGGTCACCATGGAGGTAACCCGGGTCAGAACGACGGAGTGGTCGATCTTCAGCTTGCCGGTCTCTTCCATCAGCTTGATGAGATCGAGGATCTGCGCGCCTCCGCGCGCATCCATCGCACAGCCCTGAACCGGGATCATTACATGATCGGACAGTCCGAGCGCCGTCGTCACGATGGCATCGCGCGCACCGGCAAGATCGATGATCGTATAATCCGCCGTGCGAGCCAGTTCACGGATATGCCCCTGCAGGGAGGCAACCGTTACTTCGGAAATGACCTCGATATTATGCTGCGGACCTGATAGCTCGTGCCACTGCGTGATCCAGCGCTGCGGATCGGCGTCCAGGATGCCGACACGATATCCCTGCTGGGCAAGCTCGGTGGCGAGAAGAAGGGCTGCGGTGGTCTTGCCGGCTCCGCCCTTGGCATTGGCAAACGAGATGACTGGCATGCTGGATCCCTGAAGCTGTGAACCGAGCCAATCATCAGCTCCTGCAGTCGCCTCCCGTTCATGGAGGCAGTATGCAAATTATTCGCCATCATGGTTAAGAAACGGCAAATGAAGCCGCGAGCGCCCTCCCCAAAAATGGGAGGACGTTCGTGAAACATGATGAAAAACAACAGGTATTTCAGCGTCGCACTTGACCGCGCGATGGCAGGCATGCCCCGACATCTTCCGGCCGCTCTCTGTCTTTCTGAGCGAGAAATATGAGGCTCCGTCCAGCCCATCCGCGCCCCGCAAAAGCCCACATACCAAAATGATAATGGCCCGACTTTCTTCAAAGTCAGGCCATTATTCAAGTTGTATATTGCAACTCTCAGAAGCAGTCTTCGTAGAGCGCCTTGGTGTTTTCCAGCGTCATCTTGACCGGGTTGCCGCCTGCGCTCGGATCCTCGATCGCCATGGCCGACATCTCGTCGATCCGGCTCTTGTCGAGGCCGAATGCGCCAAGCGTATCCGGAACGCCGAGTTCGGTGCGCAGCTTGAGCACCCAGTTGTAGAAGCCGTCGAAGCCGCCTTCGATGCCGAGATAGGCGGCGGCGATGGCGATCTTGTCCTCGATGGCGGCGCGGTTGTAGCGCAGTACCGCCGGCATCACCACGGCGTTGGTCATGCCGTGATGGGTGTTGTAGATCGCGCCGATCGGGTGCGAGATCGCGTGGATCGCGCCGAGACCCTTCTGGAAGGAAACGGCACCCATGGCGGCCGCCGACATCATGTGGGTGCGAGCCTCGATATCCGTACCGTCGTGGAAGGCACGCGGCAGATATTCCTTGACGAGGCGCATGCCCTCGAGCGCGATACCCTGGCTCATCGGGTGGTAGAACGGCGAGGAATAGGCTTCCAGGCAGTGGGCAAGCGCATCCATGCCCGTGCCGGCCGTGATCGACTTCGGCATGCCGACGGTCAGCTCGGGGTCGCAGATGACGACGCCCGGCAGGAACTTCGGATGGTAGATGATCTTCTTCACATGGGTCTTCGAATTGGTGATGACCGATGCGCGGCCAACTTCCGAGCCGGTGCCGGCTGTCGTCGGCACCGCAACGATCGGCGCGATGCCTTCGATGCTGGCGCGGGTCCACCAGTCGCCGATATCCTCGAAGTCCCAGACGGGCCGCGTCTGGCCGACCATGAAGGCAACGCACTTGGCCAGATCGAGACCGGAACCGCCGCCAAAGGCGACGACGCCGTCATGACCGCCATCGCGGAAGGCCTTGATACCGGCTTCGAGGTTGATCTCGTTCGGGTTAGGATCGACGTCGGCGAAGATTGCCCGGCCGAGGCCGCCCTCGGCCAGAATGTCGAGCGCGCCCTGCGTGATCGCCATGGAGGCAAGGCCCCGGTCGGTGATCAGGAGCGGCTTCTTCATGCCGAGCGACTTGCAGGCGTCGGCGAGTTCCTTGATCCGGCCGCTGCCCATCTTGATGGCGGTGGGATAGCTCCAGTTTGCGACAATGCTCATTTCGTGACTTTCTTGAGGTGGTAGGATTTCGGACGGGTAAGATTGTGGAAGCCGAGAACCGAGAGCGAGCCGCCGCGGCCGGTTTCCTTGACGCCCGTCCAGCACAGGGCCGGATCGAGATAGTCGGCACGGTTCATGAAGACGGTGCCGGTTTCGATTTCGCGACCGAGACGCCCTGCCCGTTCGGGATCCTGCGTCCAGAGCGAGGCGGTGAGGCCGTACTGGCTGTCGTTCATCAGTGCCAGCGCCTCCTCGTCGTTCTTGACCTTCATGATGCCGACGGCCGGGCCGAAGGTTTCATCACGCATGAACGACATGGAATGATCGACGTCGACCAGAACCTGCGGCATCAGGTAGGCGTGGCCGTCATCCTGGGGGAAGAGCTTCGGATCGACGAGCGCCTTGGCGCCCTTGGCAACCGCTGCGGCGATCTGTTCGCGCACATGGGCGGCGAAGCGACGATGCGCCATGGGGCCGAGCGTCGTTTCCGGATCCAGCGGATTGCCGAGCTTGTAGTTCGAAACCCAGGCGACCGACTTTTCCACGAACGCGTCGTACAGGCTCTCATGCACGTAGATGCGCTCGATGCCGCAGCAGCACTGCCCGGAATTGTAGGTGGCGCCATCCATCAGCGTATCGACGGCGGCGTCGAGATCGGCGTCCTCCATCACATAGCCCGGATCCTTGCCGCCAAGCTCGAGGCCGAGGCCCGCGAAGGTGGAGGCCGCAGCGCGCTCGATGGAGCGACCGCCTTCGACCGAACCGGTGAAGTTGATGAAGTTGAAGCTGCCGGTCGCGATCAGCGCCGACGTGGTGGCGTGGTCGAGGAAGACGTTGACGAAGACATCATCCGGGACGCCGGCCTCGACGAAGGCCTTCACAAGCCGCTCGCCGACGAGAAGCGTCTGCGTCGCATGCTTGATGACGACCGTGTTGCCGGCCATCAGCGCCGGAGCGACCGTGTTGATCGCCGTCATATAGGGATAATTCCACGGCGCGATAACGAAAACGACGCCATGCGGCTCGCGTTCGATGCGGCGCTCGAAGCTGCCACTGTTTTCGATCACGATCGGAGCAAGCGCATCGGCGGCAATGGAGGCCACATAGTTCGAACGCTCGTTGAAGCCCTTGTATTCGCCACCGTAGCGAACCGGGCGGCCCATCATCCGGGCC
The window above is part of the Rhizobium sp. ACO-34A genome. Proteins encoded here:
- a CDS encoding chromosome partitioning protein ParA, yielding MPVISFANAKGGAGKTTAALLLATELAQQGYRVGILDADPQRWITQWHELSGPQHNIEVISEVTVASLQGHIRELARTADYTIIDLAGARDAIVTTALGLSDHVMIPVQGCAMDARGGAQILDLIKLMEETGKLKIDHSVVLTRVTSMVTTRALLTIKGLLAARGVNVINTPITERTAYREIFDCGGTLYSMDPTKISNLDKARENARAFAGEVMQLLPVRIVRTQQPRRLFKVVRSAA
- a CDS encoding aldehyde dehydrogenase, with the protein product MTMIQCISPVDGSVFAEREAMSLEAANAAVARARKAQKAWARRPLEERVQLVLKGVARLNEMSDEVVPELARMMGRPVRYGGEYKGFNERSNYVASIAADALAPIVIENSGSFERRIEREPHGVVFVIAPWNYPYMTAINTVAPALMAGNTVVIKHATQTLLVGERLVKAFVEAGVPDDVFVNVFLDHATTSALIATGSFNFINFTGSVEGGRSIERAAASTFAGLGLELGGKDPGYVMEDADLDAAVDTLMDGATYNSGQCCCGIERIYVHESLYDAFVEKSVAWVSNYKLGNPLDPETTLGPMAHRRFAAHVREQIAAAVAKGAKALVDPKLFPQDDGHAYLMPQVLVDVDHSMSFMRDETFGPAVGIMKVKNDEEALALMNDSQYGLTASLWTQDPERAGRLGREIETGTVFMNRADYLDPALCWTGVKETGRGGSLSVLGFHNLTRPKSYHLKKVTK
- a CDS encoding alcohol dehydrogenase, translated to MSIVANWSYPTAIKMGSGRIKELADACKSLGMKKPLLITDRGLASMAITQGALDILAEGGLGRAIFADVDPNPNEINLEAGIKAFRDGGHDGVVAFGGGSGLDLAKCVAFMVGQTRPVWDFEDIGDWWTRASIEGIAPIVAVPTTAGTGSEVGRASVITNSKTHVKKIIYHPKFLPGVVICDPELTVGMPKSITAGTGMDALAHCLEAYSSPFYHPMSQGIALEGMRLVKEYLPRAFHDGTDIEARTHMMSAAAMGAVSFQKGLGAIHAISHPIGAIYNTHHGMTNAVVMPAVLRYNRAAIEDKIAIAAAYLGIEGGFDGFYNWVLKLRTELGVPDTLGAFGLDKSRIDEMSAMAIEDPSAGGNPVKMTLENTKALYEDCF